A window of Solea solea chromosome 18, fSolSol10.1, whole genome shotgun sequence contains these coding sequences:
- the LOC131445059 gene encoding NPC intracellular cholesterol transporter 2-like, with product MDFRAEFIVLACLIGFTCAVPVKYADCGSSSGKVVMVDINPCPHQPCQLRKGQSYSVNVTFSSAVESQTSAAVVHGVVAGIPVPFPIPVEDGCKSGIQCPIQKQQSYHYLNSLPVKSEYPSIKLVVEWELRDDQKQDLFCVKFPVQIVS from the exons ATGGATTTCCGGGCTGAATTCATCGTTTTAGCCTGCTTGATTGGTTTCACCTGCGCGGTGCCTGTGAAATACGCGGACTGTG GATCATCTTCTGGCAAAGTAGTCATGGTGGACATTAACCCATGTCCCCATCAGCCATGCCAGCTTCGTAAAGGACAGTCCTACAGTGTTAATGTGACATTCAGCAGTG CTGTAGAGAGCCAGACCAGCGCAGCAGTGGTTCATGGTGTTGTTGCAGGAATTCCTGTCCCATTCCCCATTCCTGTGGAAGATGGCTGCAAGTCTGGAATCCAGTGTCCCATCCAGAAGCAGCAGAGCTATCATTACCTGAACTCTCTCCCTGTCAAGTCCGAGTATCCATCG ATTAAGCTGGTTGTGGAGTGGGAACTGAGAGACGATCAAAAACAAGACTTGTTCTGCGTCAAGTTCCCCGTTCAGATTGTATCTTAA
- the gskip gene encoding GSK3-beta interaction protein has translation MEIDCQPEESIVSSFDDDSVELGDVKDMRLEAEAVVNDVLFAVTEMHVSQSLTRASDVAFINVETREGNRYCLELTEAGLRVVGYDFNQVDEDLNNQYHETVYSLLDTLSPGYREAFGNALLQRLERLKQSGR, from the exons ATGGAGATAGACTGTCAACCTGAGGAGTCCATCGTCTCCTCATTTGACGACGACAGTGTTGAGCTCGGTGACGTCAAGGACATGAGATTGGAGGCAGAAGCAGTCGTCAATGATGTACTGTTTGCCGTCACTGAAATGCATGTGTCACAAAGTCTGACCCGTGCATCGGATGTGGCCTTTATAAATGTGGAAACAAGAGAGGGGAACCGATACTGTCTGGAGCTCACAGAGGCGGGGCTGAGG GTGGTGGGCTATGACTTCAATCAAGTGGACGAGGATTTGAACAACCAGTATCATGAGACCGTTTACTCGCTTTTGGACACACTCAGTCCGGGTTACAGGGAAGCCTTTGGGAATGCTTTGCTTCAGCGACTGGAGAGGCTGAAGCAAAGTGGACGATAA